The Cryptomeria japonica chromosome 2, Sugi_1.0, whole genome shotgun sequence region CAGCCAGAATCCTCATTGCATCCACCCACAGCTAGCTTGTGGAATAAAGTTGCGGAACCACAAGGAAAATCCATTTGTTATCAAAGACCATGTCAGCAGCTCCAGCAGCAGATGGAAAAGATGACACTCAATTTCCAGTCCCCAGAAATGGAAGATGGGCCTCAAAGCAGCTATGAAGGACCAAGCATCAGTCATGGAGTCCAAGGAGAGAAGCTAAAAGATCTGAAACACGAACTTGTTGAGGATAGACGAGAACTTATGGATATCAAAAACCAAGTTGAAATCTGAGACTTAGATGCAGGCATGGAAGACAGCCCATTCTAGCTCAAAGTAGTATGCTTATCAGGAAGTGGACAGATAGcagaaaagatgaagatctaggaGGCAATTTCTTATCAGTTTTGAATGTTTACTCATCAAATCTTGTTTTCTATTATGAAGCAggagaataaattataataattcTGTTCTCTACTGGACTATTCTGAAAACATTTTATTTGGAGCTCATAGCCTAATGGACAGCTTGTATTTAGATCCTAGCGTGAATCACCTCTACCTTGGAGAATTTCATGCAGGTGGAAAACATATCAGTGACAACAAATATTTGCGTTGCTCTCCTAGGATTTCCATGTCTAATAATGGCAAATTAAGTTTATGGTTGTATCTGTTGAAAATCCCATCACATATGGCTGGAGAGTCGGGGTAAATGATTACTAAACATTGTAAACAATAATGGAGGCACATGTACTACTCCACGATTGAGGTCATATGCTTGAATATGGAGGAGGTGAGGGGTTGTAAACTCAAaggaatttaaaataataataacgcAAATGTTTGATGATGGAATTCCTTAAACTAACTTGATATTTTGCTTGGCCTGATATAAAAACTACCTTTACCTTTTATCTTTAATAATTTTTCCTTTTTATCTCGCACtagtaaatatttattaaaatcatGTCAATTCATTATCATGTAAGCATGAGTAGCACAGATTAGGCATTAAATCATAAGTTTGAACCTTCCAATCAGAAAATAAACAAACTGGGGGACAACTATGGTTTGCGATTTACTAGTCCCCTTTTAATAGCAAAGATGAAACAAAGTTCACACAAGTTTCTGTCCCACTGAAataaaatctgtccaaggataaaTAAAATGAAAATTCCAGCGTAGGAAACAGAATTAGTGGCTTCTGTTCACCCCAAACTCTGAAATATGATTCATTCTGCTGTGCATAAAACAGTGAACACTGATTCACAGTAGTGAATGGTAATGTGTATTTGTCTTAAAATACATAGTGTGGAGAAATCAAGCCATCGAAATTGTCCCTATGCCTAATTTATAATAAAAACCAAATCCAAAATTTCCAAGTCTGCAAATGATTGAAGATGCGTCTGATTCTAAAGCCTGTGTTGATCCGAATTGACCTTACGTTGTACTCTCTGCATTGTAAGAGGATTCACTGGTTATTTCTCTACAGATTTGTAAATATAGTTTTATGCGGATAGTTGACCTATCTGATTCTAGAATTGTAAGGTATCTGATTTTTTGCCATAAGGTTGAGGTCTAACAGCTTGTGAGGTAGTTTTTCTCAGGCAGAACGTGACAATTAAAGAATAAGGAAAAATGGATTGAGATTATTCTTCAAAGAATACCTACACCTAAGGAAGGAGGAAGTAAAAAGTGGAAAACAGTCTAAATGCTGCGTATAGCCTAAAAAGGAATACGACGATCAAAGTGCAAGCAAAAGCATGAACAGGTGAATGACGCAATCATTGCCCAAACAGGAAAAGGACAGGAAAGTGGACTTTTCTATTAAGTTGATCAGGAATGAAAAGTCATATTTCCATTGGGTCAACACCCACTCAAGGAAAATCATCTAGTCAGGTAACCCGAGATGAGAAATTTGGATTTTTCCTCTCTGATCTAGTGCGATGCCTCCTGCAAATTTGTAATCAGGTATAATCCATGTTTCATTAGGATCATCTGACCTCTGATGATGACCATTAGATACACACTGTTAAAGATATTTTCAGCAGCTGAGTTTTGTAATCGGTATACTACTAAATGTGTTTAGTGTTTGATCCACAATCCTCAGCAGTTCATATTTAATACTATTAAATTTCCGTTCCATTGGACAAACTTAGGGGTAGCTATTTAAGTATTAAAAATGAACACAGTACACATAAAGTAACAAATCAACTTACCGCTCAATGGTACTGCAAGTATATCCCCTGCTGTAATCAGGGAACTCTGAAGAGAATTCACACCCATAAGATCTGTGACAGTAGTCCCAAAAGCCTTCCCAATACTAATCAAACTATCTCCATTTCTTACAACATATGACATATAAACAGCAGGAAGGCCATCATCAGTCCCATTGAAACAGGTACAAGGAAGTGGAATCACCAACGACTGTCCCACATCTATAATCCCTGTATCAGCTATCTTATTAGCATCCTTAAGCTGGTCCCATGTGACTAGGCCTCCAAAAACTGattctgcaatactttgcaatgtgtcCACTTGGTTAGCCTGATACATTGTAGACACAGACTTACGGATACCATCCACACAGGAGCATTTTATGGGCACTTTTACCATTGATTTGGCCGGGAGTATTTGAGTTTGAGCACCTGAAGCGTAAGGATCGAATCCATTGGCACCCAGCAAGGAAAATGGATCCACCTGGAACCGCGTGGCTAGCTCAGACACTTTCAAATCTGTAGGAAGAACATAGCCCACAAGGGCACTGCAGGGGCCTGAAATACTGCATGGCTCTATGGTAGATTTGCCCTGAATTAATACAGGGCACAGAATGAGCAAACAAATCAATAAAACTTCCATTGGTATTAAATGGTTGTGAGTATATTGACGTGGGTATTAATTCTTGCGACAAATGTTGAGCCCTCTGTGACTTCCTTGTTTCCTCCTCCACATTCAAACTTCCGAGGCGTAAACCATGGGGCATTTTTAGTGTAGTGTGCTTATAAGCCATTGAATACTATATAATAATACTTGTTATAAACGGTACTGATGCCACTTACTgaaaatatagtttataataatgtCCAATTGCAGGGTTGCGAAAGATCCCGGCATGGACATAGATTCTTGTTCAAAATGACTACGGTGAAAAAAACAAATTGTTTTGTTCCTGAAAGCGTGTAAACCAAAAAGATGTTTTCTTACTCCTTTCCCGAATTTCTGCTGCTGTCAGAGCCGTATT contains the following coding sequences:
- the LOC131070760 gene encoding lysM domain-containing GPI-anchored protein 1, with the protein product MEVLLICLLILCPVLIQGKSTIEPCSISGPCSALVGYVLPTDLKVSELATRFQVDPFSLLGANGFDPYASGAQTQILPAKSMVKVPIKCSCVDGIRKSVSTMYQANQVDTLQSIAESVFGGLVTWDQLKDANKIADTGIIDVGQSLVIPLPCTCFNGTDDGLPAVYMSYVVRNGDSLISIGKAFGTTVTDLMGVNSLQSSLITAGDILAVPLSACSSSNLNLSSDSDLLVANGSYALTANRCVQCNCGPNEMNLHCVESTLGTSCPSMQCNDSNLLIGDAIEQQTSAGCNVTACLYGGYLNGTIVTNLTNFLQPQCLGKYLGPVYTKPPTSPATTTQNSTIPESPSSAMSPSSHTIGVVKSNPASQPLGSSCPANEPLRWLSLLSIWITGLPYLIHVCAR